Proteins from a single region of Sphaerochaeta globosa str. Buddy:
- the topA gene encoding type I DNA topoisomerase: MDNANTLIIVESPTKAKTITKFLPSSCKVVASKGHIRDLPEDRMAIDVEHEFACDYEVVSGKESLIKELKSSLKKADRLLLATDEDREGESISWHLLEVLKPKIPFQRMVFHEITKSAITKALEGGRPLDENLVKAQEGRRIIDRLYGYTLSPTLWKKLSNKKLSAGRVQSVGLRLTVQRERERLAFQQSTYFDAKAELLAEQKQHFEAKLTAYQGHRLANSKDFDSISGQYKAKGQVLQLSREQAQAIVKELKAEPFRVQDIQRKPFVTRPNIPFTTSTLQQDAIKKLHISASDTMRIAQKLYENGFITYMRTDSPSLSQEGTQAARSQVDQLYGQEYLSPSARYFAAKSAGAQEAHEAIRPAGERFLIPSETHLIGKELALYELIWKRTLASQMAEAKKATTTVTLEAGEGTFTATGTEIVFPGFLRAYVEGSDDPDAALEDKETLLPAMKVGQVCPLASLVEVEHQTKSPARYTEAYLVQELEKRGIGRPSTYATIIKTLLDRRYAIKEGSALAPTFIGFAVCQFLETNFPQFVDYDFTSMMEDGLDKIASGELDKIVFLSSFYCGESGLLSQNALQLKQDNKVVSKTLILPHISDKNPVMIGPYGAYVIDANEAFISLPLSWIPGNITDEDVKTLIANGKEKQQPVTLGSGAVKGEAVKVMNGRFGPYWQEGEGKDAKRASIPKWVQDANRSEELELANRYLSLPRNLGKDEDGNEVLAYKGKYGPYIASNNKTRNLKKTDHDQELFSITLKEALALLSQEVEKSGAKGKKGGARSAKASTVKDLGQFEGEAVSVATGRYGFYLKAGKENIALPDAYKKDEEKALSLTLDEAVEHIRTKRAKE; the protein is encoded by the coding sequence ATGGATAATGCCAATACATTGATCATTGTTGAGTCGCCTACCAAGGCCAAGACGATAACAAAATTCCTTCCTTCCTCATGCAAGGTAGTTGCGAGCAAAGGACATATCAGAGACCTTCCCGAGGATCGGATGGCTATTGATGTGGAGCATGAGTTCGCTTGTGACTACGAGGTGGTGTCCGGCAAGGAGTCATTGATCAAGGAGTTGAAAAGCAGCTTGAAGAAAGCCGATCGACTGCTGCTGGCAACTGATGAGGACCGTGAAGGAGAGAGTATTTCCTGGCATTTACTTGAGGTTCTTAAGCCCAAGATTCCGTTCCAGCGTATGGTTTTTCACGAAATTACCAAGAGTGCAATAACCAAAGCCTTGGAAGGTGGCAGACCGCTGGATGAAAATCTGGTCAAGGCACAGGAGGGAAGGCGCATCATCGACCGCCTGTATGGGTATACGCTTTCGCCGACTCTCTGGAAAAAGTTATCCAATAAAAAACTCTCGGCAGGGCGCGTGCAATCGGTCGGGTTGCGTTTGACCGTGCAGCGTGAGCGAGAGCGGCTTGCGTTCCAGCAAAGCACCTACTTCGATGCAAAAGCGGAGTTGCTTGCAGAGCAGAAGCAGCATTTTGAAGCCAAGCTGACAGCCTACCAAGGTCATCGCCTGGCAAACAGCAAGGATTTTGATTCAATTAGCGGCCAATACAAGGCCAAAGGCCAAGTGCTCCAGCTTTCTCGGGAGCAAGCCCAGGCTATCGTAAAGGAATTGAAGGCAGAGCCGTTCAGGGTCCAGGATATCCAACGCAAACCCTTTGTCACCCGGCCTAACATTCCCTTCACCACCAGCACCCTTCAGCAGGATGCTATTAAGAAACTGCATATCAGTGCCTCTGATACGATGCGCATTGCTCAGAAACTCTATGAGAACGGCTTCATTACCTACATGAGAACCGACAGCCCTTCTCTGAGTCAGGAGGGAACGCAGGCCGCCAGAAGTCAGGTGGACCAGTTGTACGGCCAAGAATACCTATCCCCCTCGGCCCGCTACTTTGCTGCAAAAAGCGCTGGTGCACAGGAAGCCCACGAGGCGATCAGGCCCGCAGGGGAACGGTTCCTTATTCCTTCTGAGACACATTTGATCGGCAAGGAGCTTGCCCTGTATGAATTGATCTGGAAGCGTACCCTGGCAAGCCAGATGGCGGAGGCCAAAAAAGCCACCACTACCGTTACGCTTGAGGCAGGAGAGGGAACCTTTACTGCAACCGGAACGGAAATTGTGTTTCCCGGCTTTCTGAGAGCCTATGTGGAAGGGTCGGATGACCCCGATGCCGCTTTGGAAGACAAGGAAACCTTATTGCCTGCCATGAAGGTAGGCCAAGTCTGCCCGCTTGCAAGCCTTGTTGAAGTCGAGCACCAAACCAAGAGCCCTGCCCGTTATACGGAAGCCTACTTGGTGCAGGAGCTGGAGAAACGGGGAATCGGGCGTCCTTCAACCTATGCTACCATCATTAAGACGCTTTTGGACCGTCGCTATGCAATCAAGGAAGGGTCTGCCTTGGCTCCGACCTTCATCGGGTTTGCCGTGTGCCAATTTCTGGAGACCAATTTTCCCCAGTTCGTCGATTATGACTTTACCTCGATGATGGAAGATGGCTTGGACAAGATTGCATCGGGAGAACTCGATAAGATAGTGTTTCTCAGTTCCTTCTATTGTGGTGAAAGCGGCCTGTTGAGCCAGAATGCCTTACAACTTAAGCAGGATAACAAGGTAGTTTCCAAGACGTTGATACTGCCCCATATCAGCGATAAGAACCCGGTCATGATAGGGCCCTACGGTGCGTATGTCATTGATGCAAATGAGGCGTTCATTTCCTTGCCGCTTTCCTGGATACCGGGCAATATCACCGATGAGGATGTCAAAACCCTGATCGCCAACGGCAAGGAGAAACAACAGCCGGTAACGTTGGGCAGTGGTGCTGTCAAGGGTGAGGCGGTGAAGGTCATGAACGGCAGGTTCGGGCCCTATTGGCAGGAAGGCGAGGGAAAGGATGCCAAACGCGCAAGCATACCCAAATGGGTGCAGGATGCCAACCGATCCGAGGAATTGGAGCTGGCCAACCGCTATCTCAGTCTTCCCAGAAATCTGGGAAAGGATGAGGATGGCAATGAGGTGCTTGCCTACAAAGGCAAGTACGGGCCCTACATTGCAAGCAACAATAAGACACGGAACCTGAAAAAGACCGATCATGACCAAGAGCTTTTCTCGATCACCTTGAAGGAGGCTCTTGCATTGCTTTCCCAAGAAGTTGAGAAGAGTGGTGCCAAGGGCAAAAAGGGCGGTGCAAGGTCGGCTAAGGCTTCTACGGTCAAGGACCTTGGCCAGTTTGAAGGTGAAGCGGTTTCGGTGGCAACCGGTCGGTATGGCTTCTACCTGAAAGCGGGCAAGGAGAATATCGCACTGCCCGATGCATACAAGAAAGATGAAGAGAAAGCACTTTCGCTTACGCTCGATGAAGCTGTCGAGCACATCCGCACCAAGCGTGCGAAGGAATGA
- a CDS encoding branched-chain amino acid ABC transporter permease, with the protein MFNFFLLILIYAGIYALMALGQNIITGYGGMLSLTQAGFFAIGSYATAILATRFGWSFWATLPVAALLSAFFGLVIGLPTLRLKGDYLAIATLGFGEIVRNVLNNWDKVTNGPMGIQKIPMPVLFGFTLNPYKKYAFLFILIITVLIAYLLFQRLARSRMGRALTAVREDEIAAQSMGINITKYKVYAFILGASVAGIAGSFQAVFTLSVTPGTYTFMVSIMVLCMVVLGGMGNFKASILGAFIIQLISYLPQLTGLSSVIPPQFKQILFGLILVVMMIWRPQGLLGRESNRYGKKVAKTKGGAQ; encoded by the coding sequence ATGTTCAATTTCTTCTTGCTCATCCTGATTTATGCAGGCATTTATGCCTTGATGGCCCTTGGCCAGAATATCATCACCGGGTACGGTGGCATGCTCAGTCTCACACAGGCGGGTTTTTTTGCCATCGGCAGCTATGCTACCGCTATTTTGGCTACCCGTTTTGGCTGGTCATTCTGGGCGACCCTGCCCGTGGCTGCGCTGTTGAGTGCCTTCTTTGGGCTTGTTATCGGTCTTCCGACACTCAGACTTAAGGGCGACTATCTTGCTATTGCCACCCTGGGTTTCGGGGAGATCGTACGCAATGTGCTGAACAACTGGGACAAGGTTACCAACGGTCCCATGGGAATCCAGAAGATTCCCATGCCGGTCCTCTTCGGTTTCACTCTGAATCCCTACAAAAAGTACGCTTTCCTATTTATACTCATCATAACCGTTCTGATTGCCTATCTGCTGTTTCAGCGACTTGCCCGTTCTCGCATGGGTAGGGCGCTCACCGCAGTTCGTGAGGATGAGATTGCTGCGCAATCAATGGGTATCAACATTACCAAATACAAGGTGTACGCGTTCATCCTTGGTGCATCGGTTGCCGGCATTGCCGGTTCCTTCCAAGCAGTATTCACCCTTTCGGTGACTCCGGGAACCTATACCTTCATGGTTTCCATCATGGTGCTGTGTATGGTCGTTCTCGGGGGAATGGGTAACTTCAAGGCCTCGATTCTTGGAGCCTTCATTATCCAGCTTATCAGTTATTTGCCCCAGCTGACCGGGCTTTCCAGTGTCATTCCTCCCCAGTTCAAGCAGATTCTCTTTGGCTTGATTCTCGTTGTCATGATGATTTGGCGGCCTCAGGGCCTGCTTGGGCGTGAGTCCAACCGGTATGGCAAAAAGGTTGCCAAAACCAAGGGAGGTGCACAATGA
- a CDS encoding ABC transporter substrate-binding protein: MKKSLFVLLAILAVLSFPAFAQGGGEAASPKIGFIGPMTGDYANYGVLSNNSAMLAVGEFNAKGGIGGKLPVVLVTEDSEGNVEKGLSSIEKLSSSDKIVGLIGPVFTGVSFAVGERVQNEGIVMISPSATHADITNIGDFVFRTVVSDGLQGEVAGRYFFEKLGYSTIGVLYAKNDYSQGLYQGMTASFEAAGGKVTIAEAFNVGDKDFKTQLTKIRSANPQAIYIPNYTAEMAQILEQASQLGMKIPFLSCDGFSNPEIYNLAGGFTDGVVYVGPAKVKESPSYSKFVADYKAKYGVGPDSFATNAYDGTNILLAAMDKVYKATGKFDRKAIRDAIAATKDYAGVTGTVNFAENGDLVAYQGLYKVNKTTPEYLGTYTVVDGKLVQID, from the coding sequence ATGAAGAAAAGCCTGTTTGTTTTGTTGGCCATCTTGGCCGTATTGTCCTTTCCTGCCTTTGCTCAGGGCGGTGGTGAAGCAGCCAGCCCGAAAATTGGCTTTATCGGTCCTATGACCGGTGACTATGCCAACTATGGAGTATTGAGCAACAACTCTGCCATGCTTGCTGTTGGAGAGTTCAACGCAAAGGGTGGTATTGGCGGCAAGCTCCCCGTAGTACTGGTAACTGAAGATTCTGAAGGAAACGTTGAGAAGGGTCTCTCCTCAATCGAGAAACTCTCCTCCTCTGATAAGATTGTTGGTCTGATCGGACCTGTTTTCACTGGCGTAAGTTTCGCAGTCGGCGAACGCGTACAGAATGAAGGCATCGTAATGATCAGCCCCTCGGCTACCCATGCAGACATCACCAACATTGGTGACTTTGTATTCCGCACCGTTGTATCTGACGGCTTGCAGGGCGAGGTTGCTGGTCGCTACTTCTTCGAGAAGCTCGGCTACAGCACCATCGGTGTCCTGTATGCCAAGAACGACTACAGCCAGGGTTTGTATCAGGGCATGACTGCTTCCTTTGAGGCAGCTGGCGGCAAGGTAACGATTGCTGAAGCTTTCAATGTCGGCGACAAGGATTTCAAAACCCAGCTGACCAAGATTCGCTCCGCCAATCCCCAGGCCATTTACATCCCCAACTATACCGCTGAGATGGCTCAGATTCTTGAGCAGGCTTCCCAGCTTGGCATGAAGATTCCGTTCCTTTCCTGTGACGGATTCTCCAACCCTGAGATTTACAACCTCGCCGGTGGTTTCACCGATGGTGTTGTCTATGTCGGTCCCGCCAAGGTCAAGGAAAGCCCGTCCTATAGCAAGTTTGTTGCCGACTACAAGGCCAAATATGGCGTAGGCCCCGATAGCTTTGCCACCAACGCCTACGATGGCACCAACATTCTGCTTGCAGCCATGGACAAGGTTTACAAGGCAACCGGCAAGTTCGATCGCAAGGCTATCCGTGATGCAATTGCTGCAACCAAGGATTATGCCGGTGTAACCGGAACCGTCAACTTTGCTGAGAATGGTGACTTGGTAGCCTACCAGGGACTGTACAAGGTCAACAAGACTACTCCCGAGTATCTTGGAACCTACACAGTTGTGGATGGAAAGCTCGTCCAGATTGACTAA
- a CDS encoding ABC transporter ATP-binding protein, with the protein MILLETEALTRAYGGVIAVNKVDFQVESGLITGLIGPNGAGKTTLFNNITGLDTPSAGKVYFNRKNITGYPAHAICRMGIARTFQNIRLFKELTVVENVMIGRHFKTGKSETKGRFLNAVNSYIHLKAEEEQIYERACDWLDFFEMGSMKNELAKNLPYGRQRELEIARALATDPKLLFLDEPAAGMNPQETDHLMATIRKIRDLGITVVLIEHDMKLVMNICDTITVLNYGQKLAQGTPREIKHNPSVIEAYLGKEEE; encoded by the coding sequence ATGATTCTCTTGGAAACTGAAGCATTAACCCGAGCCTATGGCGGTGTCATAGCAGTAAATAAAGTCGATTTCCAGGTCGAAAGCGGTTTGATCACCGGCCTTATCGGCCCCAACGGAGCAGGAAAGACCACGCTGTTCAATAATATTACCGGTCTCGATACCCCGTCTGCAGGAAAAGTCTATTTCAATAGGAAAAATATTACCGGCTATCCCGCTCATGCTATTTGCAGAATGGGCATTGCGAGAACTTTCCAGAACATACGGCTCTTCAAGGAGCTGACGGTTGTGGAAAACGTAATGATCGGCCGTCATTTCAAGACCGGGAAGAGTGAGACGAAAGGGCGCTTCCTCAATGCGGTGAACAGCTATATCCACCTCAAGGCCGAGGAAGAGCAGATTTATGAAAGAGCCTGCGATTGGCTGGATTTCTTTGAGATGGGTTCGATGAAAAATGAGCTGGCTAAGAATCTGCCGTACGGCAGGCAGCGCGAGTTGGAAATTGCCCGTGCCCTGGCCACCGATCCCAAGCTGTTGTTCTTGGATGAACCGGCAGCAGGGATGAACCCCCAGGAAACCGACCATCTGATGGCTACCATCCGTAAGATCAGGGACTTGGGTATTACGGTTGTTCTCATCGAGCATGACATGAAGTTGGTGATGAACATCTGTGATACCATCACTGTTCTCAACTATGGCCAGAAACTTGCCCAGGGAACGCCGCGTGAGATCAAGCACAATCCGAGCGTCATCGAAGCCTACCTTGGAAAGGAAGAAGAATGA
- a CDS encoding ABC transporter ATP-binding protein: protein MKELLTIDDICVSYGNIKALQHVSMHVNEGDIVCLIGANGSGKSTLLKAIVGQEPLVGGCITFDGEEICRAKAEFVKGEKRGRHLTTDLIAAKGIALVPEGRRVFADMTVEENLDMGAFLVRDENIIAERKEAMYDFFPILGARRRQKTRSLSGGEQQMMAIARALMSGPRLILLDEPGLGLAPLVIADIFEKIDMINKQDKVTVFLVEQNARMALKASTEGYVMENGKIVLHDVSSALLENEQVRAAYLGE from the coding sequence ATGAAAGAGTTGCTAACCATTGACGATATCTGTGTCTCCTACGGAAACATCAAGGCGTTGCAGCATGTATCAATGCATGTCAACGAAGGCGACATTGTGTGCCTTATCGGTGCCAATGGCAGTGGGAAAAGCACGCTACTTAAAGCAATTGTCGGCCAGGAGCCCTTGGTTGGAGGCTGCATCACATTCGATGGTGAGGAAATTTGCAGGGCAAAAGCTGAATTCGTAAAGGGTGAAAAACGCGGCAGGCATTTGACTACCGACCTAATTGCGGCAAAAGGAATCGCCTTGGTCCCTGAAGGCAGGCGGGTGTTTGCCGATATGACCGTCGAGGAAAATCTCGATATGGGTGCCTTCTTGGTGCGGGACGAGAATATAATCGCCGAGCGAAAGGAAGCAATGTATGACTTCTTTCCGATCCTTGGTGCACGCAGAAGGCAAAAGACCCGTTCGCTCAGCGGCGGCGAGCAACAGATGATGGCCATTGCACGAGCTTTGATGAGCGGGCCCAGGCTTATTCTCCTGGATGAACCAGGATTGGGGCTGGCTCCCTTGGTAATCGCTGATATTTTCGAGAAAATTGATATGATCAACAAGCAGGACAAAGTCACTGTTTTCTTGGTTGAACAGAATGCACGCATGGCTCTGAAAGCTTCCACTGAAGGCTATGTCATGGAAAACGGCAAGATTGTATTGCATGATGTATCCTCTGCGTTGCTTGAGAATGAACAGGTCAGGGCAGCGTATCTGGGCGAATAA
- a CDS encoding TetR/AcrR family transcriptional regulator: MNEIFTFSPKGQKRKQQLFETALSVFSEYGYRKTSMEDIALRMQVAVGTLYRYVKDKQDLYIQCVAYAFERWQSYALQQARAQQQPLERFKALCMSAFSYMQKETRLRRILASDPALFPVLDGTDPFAHINEKSVQLLASVIQEAVDAKEFFVEDVQLAAQILFSLYRFSIERAYVEESGSEERRFSQSLDLVLNGLLARETHKED, from the coding sequence ATGAATGAAATCTTCACTTTTTCACCTAAAGGACAAAAGCGCAAACAGCAGCTCTTTGAGACTGCCTTGTCGGTGTTCTCTGAATATGGGTATCGCAAGACCAGCATGGAGGATATTGCCCTTCGCATGCAGGTTGCTGTGGGTACCCTCTATCGCTATGTCAAAGACAAGCAAGATCTCTATATACAGTGTGTGGCCTATGCTTTTGAGAGGTGGCAATCGTATGCCCTACAGCAGGCCAGAGCTCAACAGCAACCGCTTGAGCGGTTCAAGGCACTGTGCATGAGCGCCTTTTCCTATATGCAGAAGGAGACGAGGCTCAGAAGGATTCTAGCCAGTGATCCTGCGCTTTTTCCTGTGTTGGATGGAACCGATCCCTTCGCTCACATCAATGAAAAGTCAGTCCAGTTGTTGGCCTCGGTCATCCAGGAAGCTGTGGATGCGAAAGAATTTTTCGTTGAGGATGTACAGCTTGCCGCCCAGATTCTTTTCTCGCTCTACCGGTTTTCGATTGAGCGAGCCTATGTTGAGGAATCGGGCAGCGAAGAAAGGCGCTTTTCCCAAAGCCTTGATTTGGTATTGAACGGGCTGTTGGCCCGCGAGACGCATAAGGAGGATTGA
- the mscL gene encoding large-conductance mechanosensitive channel protein MscL: MAGKSKMLGEFKTFITRGNVMDLAVGIIIGSAFTAIINSLVKDILMPFIGLILGGVSFIDLKIVITEATAETAEVAIMYGNFIQKVVDFLIIAFVVFMIVRTINRLRERLDAKKREEEKAKAAATPAPAPVTSADVVLLTEIRDLLKKK; this comes from the coding sequence ATGGCAGGGAAAAGCAAGATGCTCGGTGAATTCAAAACATTCATAACACGGGGAAACGTCATGGATTTGGCTGTTGGTATCATTATCGGCAGTGCATTTACCGCGATAATCAATTCGTTGGTCAAGGACATTCTCATGCCCTTCATCGGCCTCATTCTCGGAGGAGTCAGCTTTATCGACCTGAAGATCGTCATTACCGAAGCAACTGCCGAGACGGCTGAAGTAGCAATCATGTACGGCAATTTCATTCAGAAAGTCGTCGATTTCCTCATTATTGCATTTGTCGTTTTCATGATCGTGCGCACAATCAATCGCCTTCGTGAACGCCTTGATGCAAAGAAACGGGAAGAAGAGAAAGCCAAGGCCGCAGCAACCCCGGCACCTGCTCCGGTTACTTCTGCCGATGTTGTTCTGCTTACTGAAATCAGAGACCTGCTGAAGAAGAAATAA
- a CDS encoding branched-chain amino acid ABC transporter permease, with product MGIAEFFQHLMNGLTLGGIYALIALGYTMVYGILKFINFAHGDVLMVGAYVGLFFFDLLRGSSPLGLWTIVAFFLAMLISMAFSALLGMFIERVAYKPLRKATRLAPLLSAIGVSFILSNGAAWMFGTHSRKFNYPFDNTPVHLGDVVITPHQILILVVSLAMMIILKLFVDKTRMGKAMRATSLDQGTAMLMGISVNRVISMTFAIGSALAAVGGILIALDFKVYATMGTMTGLKAFVAAVVGGIGNISGAMFGGILLGLLETFGVAIFGIPTGLKDTIAFGVLIIILLVKPEGLFGKVEKEKV from the coding sequence GTGGGAATTGCTGAATTCTTCCAACATTTGATGAATGGCCTGACTTTGGGTGGTATCTACGCCCTGATAGCACTTGGATATACCATGGTGTACGGCATTCTGAAATTTATTAACTTCGCCCATGGTGACGTCTTGATGGTAGGCGCGTATGTAGGGTTGTTCTTTTTTGACTTGCTTCGGGGTTCTTCCCCGCTTGGCTTGTGGACAATCGTAGCCTTCTTCTTGGCCATGCTTATCAGTATGGCATTCAGTGCACTGCTGGGGATGTTCATCGAACGGGTGGCCTATAAGCCACTACGCAAGGCGACACGTCTTGCCCCGCTCCTTAGTGCAATTGGTGTTTCATTCATTCTCAGCAATGGTGCTGCATGGATGTTCGGCACCCACTCAAGGAAATTCAATTATCCGTTTGACAACACTCCTGTTCACTTGGGAGACGTTGTGATTACCCCGCATCAGATTCTCATTCTGGTGGTGTCGCTGGCAATGATGATCATCCTCAAGCTGTTTGTCGATAAGACCCGCATGGGCAAGGCAATGCGTGCCACCAGCCTTGATCAGGGGACGGCAATGCTGATGGGTATCAGCGTCAACCGCGTCATAAGCATGACCTTTGCAATTGGTAGCGCCTTGGCAGCCGTTGGCGGCATTCTGATAGCCTTGGATTTTAAAGTCTATGCAACCATGGGAACCATGACTGGCTTGAAGGCCTTCGTGGCTGCTGTCGTTGGTGGTATCGGCAATATTAGTGGTGCGATGTTTGGCGGCATTCTCCTGGGATTGCTGGAAACCTTCGGAGTCGCAATCTTTGGCATTCCCACCGGATTGAAGGATACCATCGCTTTCGGTGTCCTTATCATCATCCTGTTGGTTAAACCGGAAGGACTCTTCGGCAAGGTCGAAAAGGAGAAAGTATAA
- a CDS encoding SCP2 sterol-binding domain-containing protein produces MDEKLRYLSKAWRDEGIKLLVSEIDPEKMHNVTTSMVDIYEHGPEGKEYFLFLKCENGKVVQFETGEVPAPEAEFIIRGSYSVFSSITRGELSSTRALMTGKLRLKGNMAKAVRLAPLADRVNKILSMIPTDYVEA; encoded by the coding sequence ATGGATGAGAAGTTGAGGTATTTGAGCAAGGCTTGGCGGGATGAGGGGATAAAGCTGCTGGTCAGCGAGATAGATCCGGAGAAAATGCACAATGTGACAACTTCGATGGTGGATATTTACGAACACGGCCCCGAGGGGAAAGAGTACTTTCTCTTTTTGAAGTGCGAGAATGGCAAGGTGGTACAGTTCGAGACCGGTGAGGTACCAGCTCCGGAGGCGGAATTCATAATTCGCGGTTCGTACTCGGTTTTTTCCTCGATAACCCGGGGAGAATTGAGCAGCACCCGGGCCTTGATGACGGGAAAGCTTCGCCTCAAAGGCAATATGGCAAAAGCGGTCAGGCTTGCACCGCTTGCAGACCGGGTCAATAAAATTCTCAGTATGATTCCGACCGACTATGTGGAGGCTTGA
- a CDS encoding M24 family metallopeptidase, whose protein sequence is MGNRLELTSPYYIDNRKRVQDLQKAMEKEGLDAYLGTRPRTLSFLLDAFIPWRSYVVIPRTGEPILHTFIVDATRVGDETWLSTDNVRAYAPMGGQDPISLIAACLTEDLGIERGRLGIEDGIATYTAEGNLSHYEYTQLEGALEGWTLINAHHLVDELSIIKDAGTIARFREASRIVDVGQKAVFEALSNGGWKHLTETVVGGIAALAMRKEGSVSEWNFAGLNEISSGYRTALGACTPPTTKELAAGEPLMVDLHSMFHLALGDHSHNYLIGPATKRQRRHADNFVDLVQTVLDNYKAGVTPSILAQVMMDRAEVLDCSDFLLPGCEHGIGLFGDEWRIGHAMEGPFPYWTNPDHVYQKGEMVICAMQYASMEEGIGFRYENPILITENGCEPLSKYPLVIEEIL, encoded by the coding sequence ATGGGAAACAGACTTGAACTAACCAGTCCGTATTACATCGACAATCGTAAGCGCGTACAGGACCTACAGAAGGCTATGGAAAAAGAGGGCCTGGACGCCTATTTGGGTACCCGCCCCCGCACGCTCAGTTTTCTTTTGGATGCGTTCATCCCTTGGCGCAGCTATGTGGTTATCCCCCGTACGGGAGAACCGATTCTCCATACCTTTATCGTCGATGCCACCCGCGTTGGTGATGAGACATGGCTTAGTACCGACAACGTTCGGGCCTATGCCCCGATGGGAGGACAGGATCCGATAAGCCTTATCGCTGCCTGTCTGACGGAGGACCTGGGCATAGAACGTGGCAGGCTGGGTATTGAGGACGGTATTGCTACCTATACAGCAGAAGGCAATCTCAGCCATTACGAATACACTCAGTTGGAAGGGGCCTTGGAGGGGTGGACTCTTATCAACGCACACCATCTGGTCGATGAGCTTTCCATCATCAAGGATGCGGGTACCATCGCTCGCTTCCGTGAGGCTTCACGCATCGTGGATGTAGGGCAGAAGGCTGTGTTTGAAGCGCTCAGTAATGGTGGCTGGAAACACCTGACGGAAACGGTAGTGGGCGGCATTGCTGCTCTTGCCATGCGTAAAGAGGGGTCGGTATCGGAATGGAACTTTGCAGGGCTCAATGAGATTTCCAGCGGGTATAGGACGGCATTGGGAGCCTGCACGCCGCCGACTACCAAAGAACTGGCAGCCGGGGAGCCTTTGATGGTGGATTTGCACTCGATGTTCCACCTTGCACTGGGCGACCACTCGCACAATTACCTGATCGGTCCTGCCACAAAACGCCAGCGGCGTCATGCAGACAACTTTGTGGACTTGGTTCAGACCGTATTGGACAATTACAAGGCAGGTGTTACTCCCTCCATTCTTGCCCAGGTGATGATGGATAGGGCGGAGGTTCTGGATTGCTCCGACTTTTTGCTGCCCGGCTGTGAGCATGGAATAGGGCTCTTTGGTGATGAGTGGAGAATAGGGCATGCCATGGAAGGTCCGTTCCCCTATTGGACAAACCCTGACCATGTGTACCAGAAAGGTGAGATGGTTATCTGTGCCATGCAGTATGCCAGCATGGAAGAGGGAATAGGCTTCCGCTATGAAAATCCGATTCTTATAACAGAGAATGGTTGCGAGCCTTTGTCCAAATACCCGCTGGTCATCGAGGAGATACTCTGA